In a genomic window of Streptomyces puniciscabiei:
- a CDS encoding ZIP family metal transporter, which yields MSSGNIALLGAIAGFTIYLGLPLGRLRTPTPRLKAGLNAVAIGILVFLVWDVLTHAWEPVDAALSDHQWATVASGGLVLAAGLTVGLAGLVYYDAWTARRRAAAERPAGPGAAAATELAPAPRSQAASLALMIATGIGLHNFAEGLAIGNSAAKGELSLAVLLIIGFGLHNATEGFGIVAPLAAEGERPTWPTLFRLGLIGGGPTFLGTLVGQHLVNDTLSIAFLGLAAGSILYVVIELLAVARKAQLKTLTTWCVLLGLLLGFATDAVVTAAGA from the coding sequence ATGTCCAGCGGCAACATCGCCCTGCTCGGCGCCATCGCGGGCTTCACCATCTACCTCGGCCTTCCGCTCGGCCGGCTGCGCACCCCGACGCCCCGCCTGAAGGCCGGGCTGAACGCCGTCGCCATCGGCATCCTGGTCTTCCTCGTCTGGGACGTCCTCACCCACGCCTGGGAACCGGTCGACGCGGCGCTGAGCGACCACCAGTGGGCGACGGTCGCCTCCGGGGGACTGGTCCTCGCGGCCGGACTCACCGTCGGACTCGCCGGGCTGGTGTACTACGACGCCTGGACCGCCCGCCGCCGGGCAGCCGCCGAGCGTCCCGCCGGTCCCGGCGCCGCCGCGGCGACGGAGCTGGCGCCGGCCCCCCGCAGCCAGGCGGCCTCCCTCGCCCTGATGATCGCGACCGGCATCGGCCTGCACAACTTCGCCGAGGGCCTGGCCATCGGCAACTCGGCCGCCAAGGGCGAACTCTCCCTCGCCGTGCTGCTCATCATCGGCTTCGGCCTGCACAACGCCACCGAGGGCTTCGGCATCGTCGCGCCGCTCGCCGCCGAGGGCGAACGCCCCACCTGGCCCACCCTCTTCCGGCTCGGTCTGATCGGCGGCGGACCCACCTTCCTCGGCACCCTCGTCGGCCAGCACCTCGTGAACGACACTCTCTCCATCGCCTTCCTCGGCCTGGCCGCCGGCTCCATCCTGTACGTCGTGATCGAACTGCTCGCCGTGGCCCGCAAGGCCCAGCTGAAGACGCTCACCACCTGGTGCGTCCTCCTCGGTCTGCTCCTCGGCTTCGCCACGGACGCAGTGGTCACCGCCGCCGGAGCCTGA
- a CDS encoding ArsR/SmtB family transcription factor has protein sequence MNARMHLSGAHPSQQADDGERLAVAVEVLGLLADRTRLALLRRLGEGEADVTTLTQATDAARTSVSQHLARLRLAGLVTTRKEGRRVVYALRHGHLRRLVDEALNIADHQIGHLPPHD, from the coding sequence ATGAACGCACGCATGCATCTGTCAGGTGCGCACCCCTCGCAACAGGCGGACGACGGCGAACGCCTCGCGGTCGCCGTGGAGGTGCTCGGCCTGCTCGCCGACCGCACCCGGCTGGCGCTGCTGCGGCGGCTCGGCGAGGGCGAGGCCGACGTCACGACGCTGACGCAGGCGACCGACGCCGCGCGGACGTCGGTCAGCCAGCATCTGGCCCGGCTGCGTCTGGCCGGGCTCGTGACCACCCGGAAGGAGGGGCGCCGGGTCGTGTACGCCCTGCGGCACGGACATCTGCGCCGCCTGGTCGACGAGGCGCTGAACATCGCCGACCACCAGATCGGCCACCTGCCGCCGCACGACTGA
- a CDS encoding class I SAM-dependent methyltransferase — protein MTAGTAYHGEMGEQFASQATDSTYHAHTDRPAMLRLAGEVTGLRVLDLGCGAGHYLAEFLDRGAAQVVGVDGSETLLHRARERIGADAVLHRHDLEEPAAFLADQSFDLVVMALVYHHIDARPQLLAEIRRVLRPGGTLPVSTTHPTGDWGYFGGSYFAHERVELPFGDGFALSYWRMTLEQFLGELLAAGFVLEALEEPRAQESARQADPRRYEKTHRRPHFLALRLRRP, from the coding sequence ATGACAGCCGGGACCGCGTACCACGGTGAGATGGGCGAACAGTTCGCGTCGCAGGCCACGGACAGCACGTACCACGCGCATACGGACCGGCCGGCCATGCTGAGGCTCGCCGGTGAGGTGACCGGACTCCGGGTCCTGGACCTCGGGTGTGGGGCCGGCCACTACCTCGCGGAATTCCTGGACCGGGGAGCCGCTCAGGTCGTGGGCGTGGACGGGAGCGAGACCCTCCTGCACCGCGCGCGGGAGCGGATCGGGGCCGATGCCGTCCTGCACCGTCACGACCTGGAGGAGCCGGCGGCCTTTCTGGCGGACCAGTCGTTCGACCTGGTCGTCATGGCACTCGTGTACCACCACATCGACGCGCGCCCACAACTCCTCGCCGAGATCCGGCGCGTCCTGCGGCCGGGCGGCACCCTGCCCGTGTCCACGACCCATCCCACCGGCGACTGGGGCTACTTCGGCGGCTCCTACTTCGCTCACGAACGCGTGGAACTGCCTTTCGGCGACGGTTTCGCCCTGAGCTACTGGCGGATGACGCTGGAGCAGTTCCTCGGTGAGCTCTTGGCGGCCGGGTTCGTCCTGGAGGCTCTGGAGGAGCCGCGCGCGCAGGAGTCTGCACGGCAGGCCGATCCGCGTCGCTACGAGAAGACCCACCGCCGGCCGCACTTCCTGGCCCTCAGGCTCCGTCGCCCCTAG
- a CDS encoding MFS transporter: MNQPVSGERGADQPSVRMGPWRFVVWFGTVSLLADVVYEGARSITGPLLASLGASALVVGVVTGAGEAAALGLRLVSGPMADRTRRFWGLAIAGYALTVASVPLLGVAGVLWAACVLVIAERVGKAVRSPAKDTLLSHATAATGRGRGFAVHEAMDQIGALVGPLLVAGVLALTGNDYGPALGVLAVPGIAVLLLLFRLRARVPDPEAYEREMTAAAPRTPAGREGRLPRAFWTYAAFTAATTTGFATFGVLSYHLVQRHLLSTAWVPVLYAAAMAVDAVAALATGWLYDRLGPRVLIALPVLAAGVVALAFTDTVAVAVLGSLVWGAAMGIQESTLRATVADLVPSGRRATAYGLFAGVVGAASLAGGALTGGLYGYSIPALITVVVAIQALSVVLLLVTWADGR, from the coding sequence ATGAATCAGCCGGTGTCCGGAGAGCGGGGGGCGGATCAGCCGTCGGTCCGGATGGGGCCGTGGCGGTTCGTGGTCTGGTTCGGCACGGTCAGCCTGCTCGCCGATGTCGTCTACGAGGGCGCCCGTTCGATCACCGGCCCGCTGCTGGCCTCGCTGGGCGCGTCCGCCCTCGTCGTCGGAGTGGTCACCGGCGCCGGTGAGGCCGCGGCGCTGGGCTTGCGGCTGGTGTCCGGGCCGATGGCCGACCGGACCCGCCGCTTCTGGGGACTGGCGATCGCCGGATACGCCCTGACGGTCGCCTCGGTCCCGCTGCTGGGCGTGGCCGGGGTGCTGTGGGCCGCGTGCGTGCTGGTGATCGCCGAGCGGGTCGGCAAGGCGGTGCGCTCACCGGCGAAGGACACGCTGTTGTCGCATGCCACCGCCGCCACCGGGCGGGGCCGCGGCTTCGCCGTCCACGAGGCGATGGACCAGATCGGCGCCCTGGTCGGCCCGCTGCTGGTGGCGGGCGTGCTCGCGCTGACCGGGAACGACTACGGCCCCGCGCTCGGTGTGCTCGCCGTCCCCGGCATCGCCGTACTCCTGCTGCTGTTCCGGCTGCGGGCCCGGGTGCCGGACCCGGAGGCCTACGAGCGCGAGATGACGGCCGCGGCGCCCAGGACACCGGCCGGGCGGGAGGGGCGGCTGCCGAGGGCGTTCTGGACCTACGCCGCCTTCACCGCGGCCACCACGACCGGCTTCGCCACCTTCGGCGTGCTCTCCTACCACCTCGTCCAGCGCCATCTGCTGTCCACCGCGTGGGTGCCGGTGCTGTACGCGGCGGCGATGGCCGTGGACGCGGTCGCCGCGCTGGCCACCGGCTGGCTGTACGACCGGCTCGGCCCCCGCGTGCTGATCGCCCTGCCCGTCCTCGCGGCGGGCGTGGTGGCGCTGGCGTTCACCGACACGGTCGCCGTCGCGGTGCTCGGGTCCCTCGTGTGGGGCGCGGCCATGGGCATCCAGGAGTCGACCCTGCGCGCGACGGTCGCGGACCTGGTGCCCAGCGGGCGGCGGGCGACCGCGTACGGACTCTTCGCGGGCGTCGTCGGCGCGGCGAGCCTGGCCGGCGGCGCGCTGACCGGCGGGCTGTACGGCTACTCGATCCCCGCGCTGATCACGGTGGTGGTCGCGATCCAGGCCCTGTCCGTGGTGTTGCTGCTGGTCACCTGGGCCGACGGCCGCTGA
- a CDS encoding inorganic diphosphatase, protein MLTSEEVRVMPRITVDIDATASSTIRTSEDGASGRLTSTGWPVGHGRIPDTLDADGSPLDALVLMPEPALAGATVPAWPLGVLHRLVNQAVPAAPVLLCVAEDPSFIGLVDTGDLPRWHAEGDAWAAVLARLQHLDAGEVTDCGSRAEAEHLISTAHHAYERLTGCLE, encoded by the coding sequence ATGCTCACGTCCGAGGAGGTCAGGGTCATGCCCCGGATCACCGTCGACATCGACGCCACCGCTTCCTCCACCATCCGGACGTCCGAGGACGGCGCCTCCGGCCGCCTCACCTCGACGGGCTGGCCGGTCGGACACGGACGGATCCCGGACACCCTCGACGCCGACGGGTCGCCCCTGGACGCCCTGGTACTGATGCCCGAACCAGCCCTGGCCGGCGCCACCGTGCCCGCATGGCCGCTGGGCGTCCTGCATCGCCTCGTGAACCAGGCCGTGCCCGCCGCCCCCGTGCTGCTGTGCGTGGCCGAGGACCCTTCCTTCATCGGCCTCGTCGACACCGGCGACCTGCCCCGCTGGCATGCCGAGGGCGACGCCTGGGCCGCCGTGCTGGCCCGCCTGCAGCACCTGGACGCGGGCGAGGTCACCGACTGCGGCAGCCGTGCCGAGGCCGAACACCTGATCAGCACCGCCCATCACGCCTACGAGCGGCTCACGGGATGCCTCGAGTGA
- a CDS encoding NPCBM/NEW2 domain-containing protein: SLRVAQNDSPRYDHRTYAMPKRPGADVTLDVPDSARSAQAFTAEATVRVPKDRPAASRLTASLAAPDGWSVSATSPTSVKRVHPGGSATFTWKVQPPAGKLPSASALTATVHYVQNGRQAVGADERVVGGIPPAPPAGRNAVSDLPFLSSTNGWGPVERDTSVGEQAAGDGRPISIAGVRHAKGLGTNSVSDVELYLAGKCSRFTADVGVDDETGGAGTVTFSVIADGKTLVTTPTLRGGQAAQPIDVDVSGAQVIDLKVGDAGDGNGNDHGDWAMPTLTCG; the protein is encoded by the coding sequence TCCCTGCGTGTCGCGCAGAACGACAGCCCCCGCTACGACCACCGCACGTACGCGATGCCGAAGCGTCCGGGAGCGGACGTCACCCTGGACGTGCCGGACTCCGCTCGATCGGCACAGGCCTTCACGGCCGAGGCGACGGTGCGGGTGCCGAAGGACCGACCGGCCGCCTCCCGGCTGACGGCATCGCTCGCCGCGCCCGACGGCTGGAGCGTGAGTGCCACGAGCCCCACCTCGGTCAAGCGCGTGCACCCCGGCGGCTCGGCCACCTTCACCTGGAAGGTCCAGCCGCCGGCCGGGAAACTGCCCTCCGCGTCGGCACTCACCGCCACCGTGCACTACGTGCAGAACGGACGGCAGGCCGTCGGCGCTGACGAGCGCGTCGTCGGCGGGATCCCACCGGCTCCGCCGGCCGGGAGGAACGCGGTGAGCGACCTGCCGTTCCTGTCGTCCACCAACGGGTGGGGGCCGGTCGAGCGCGACACCAGCGTCGGCGAGCAGGCGGCCGGGGACGGCCGTCCGATCAGCATCGCCGGAGTCCGTCACGCCAAGGGCCTGGGCACCAACTCGGTCAGCGACGTCGAGCTCTACCTCGCCGGAAAGTGCTCGCGGTTCACGGCGGACGTCGGTGTGGACGACGAGACGGGTGGGGCGGGAACGGTGACGTTCTCCGTGATCGCCGACGGCAAGACCCTCGTCACCACGCCGACGCTGCGCGGCGGACAGGCCGCGCAGCCGATCGACGTCGATGTCAGCGGCGCCCAGGTGATCGACCTCAAGGTCGGTGACGCCGGCGACGGCAACGGAAACGACCACGGCGACTGGGCGATGCCGACGCTGACGTGCGGCTAG
- a CDS encoding cation diffusion facilitator family transporter: protein MNEQTHTHEPHGHHHGGHGHGHGHGHDHDQSRGGGRWSEVRHRLAHLVTPHSHEALDKVDPAMETSREGMRTLWLSLTALGATTVVQAVIVAVSGSVALLGDTIHNAADALTAVPLGIAFLLGRRAANRRYTYGYGRAEDLAGIAVVLTIAASSALAAHEAVDRLLHPRDVSHLWAVALAALAGFAGNEWVARYRIRTGRRIGSAALVADGLHARTDGFTSLAVLLGAGGAALGLRWADPAVGLLITAAILMVLKDAAREVCRRLMDSVDPALIDRAERALHTVEGVEHVGSVRMRWIGHCLRAETDIVVDPRLSVARAHAIAVEAEHALIHAVPRLTAATVHTDPHPTPGSGDPHAALSHHATR, encoded by the coding sequence GTGAACGAGCAGACGCACACCCATGAGCCGCACGGGCACCACCACGGCGGCCACGGACACGGTCATGGTCACGGGCATGATCATGATCAAAGCCGCGGAGGCGGGCGGTGGTCGGAAGTCCGGCACCGGCTCGCTCACCTGGTCACTCCGCACAGCCACGAGGCGCTGGACAAGGTGGACCCGGCGATGGAGACCTCCCGCGAGGGGATGCGCACGCTGTGGCTGTCGCTCACCGCCCTGGGGGCGACCACCGTCGTGCAGGCGGTGATCGTGGCCGTATCGGGGTCGGTCGCGCTGCTGGGCGACACCATCCACAACGCGGCCGACGCGCTCACCGCCGTGCCTCTCGGCATCGCGTTCCTGCTCGGGCGGCGGGCGGCCAACCGCCGCTACACCTACGGATACGGTCGCGCCGAGGACCTGGCCGGCATCGCCGTCGTGCTGACCATCGCCGCCTCCTCCGCGCTGGCCGCCCACGAGGCCGTCGACCGTCTGCTGCACCCTCGCGACGTCAGCCATCTGTGGGCCGTCGCCCTCGCCGCGCTGGCCGGGTTCGCCGGCAACGAATGGGTGGCCCGCTACCGCATCCGCACCGGCCGCAGGATCGGCTCGGCCGCGCTGGTCGCCGATGGCCTGCACGCCCGCACCGACGGCTTCACCTCCCTCGCCGTCCTGCTCGGCGCCGGCGGCGCCGCCCTCGGCCTGCGCTGGGCCGACCCGGCCGTCGGGCTGCTGATCACCGCCGCGATCCTCATGGTGCTCAAGGACGCCGCCCGCGAGGTCTGCCGGCGCCTGATGGACTCCGTCGACCCCGCCCTGATCGACCGCGCGGAGCGGGCCCTGCACACCGTCGAGGGCGTCGAACACGTCGGCTCGGTGCGGATGCGCTGGATCGGCCACTGCCTGCGCGCCGAGACCGACATCGTCGTCGACCCGCGGCTGAGCGTCGCCCGGGCCCACGCCATCGCTGTCGAAGCCGAACACGCCCTGATCCATGCGGTGCCCCGGCTGACTGCCGCCACCGTGCACACCGACCCGCACCCCACGCCCGGCAGCGGCGATCCGCACGCGGCCCTCAGCCATCACGCCACCCGCTGA
- a CDS encoding PadR family transcriptional regulator, whose protein sequence is MHSNDAQMLVLTVLADGPRHGYAINTAIEELTGRRLGPGSLYGALSRLEGRGLIQPADEAPETRERHRTMRITDPGRDQLRAELEQLARISAAGLRALGITPA, encoded by the coding sequence ATGCACAGCAACGACGCCCAGATGCTCGTGCTCACCGTCCTCGCGGACGGCCCGCGGCACGGATACGCCATCAACACCGCGATCGAAGAACTCACCGGCCGCAGACTCGGCCCCGGCAGCCTCTACGGCGCGCTGTCCCGCCTGGAGGGACGCGGGCTGATCCAGCCCGCGGACGAGGCGCCCGAGACCCGGGAACGCCACCGCACCATGCGCATCACCGACCCGGGCCGCGACCAACTGCGCGCCGAGCTCGAACAGTTGGCCCGCATCTCCGCCGCCGGCCTGCGCGCGCTCGGCATCACCCCGGCATGA
- a CDS encoding NUDIX hydrolase, translating into MALTKRWTSRVLLVDDDDRLLLLCGRDPRRPGARWWFTVGGAVEEGENYLQAAVREVWEETALSLSTGRLSPVVWTRQAIFGVDGRVFDQYEEYRLARVTPDEARAINIRTEEARYGHHWWSTAELAITAETVRPKRMADLLPDALAVGALDRQPVHLGDFNEDTDPE; encoded by the coding sequence ATGGCCCTGACCAAGCGGTGGACTTCCCGGGTTCTCCTCGTGGACGACGACGATCGTCTGCTGCTGCTGTGCGGCCGCGATCCGCGCAGGCCCGGAGCGAGATGGTGGTTCACCGTGGGTGGCGCCGTGGAGGAGGGCGAGAACTACCTCCAGGCCGCGGTGCGTGAGGTCTGGGAGGAGACGGCGCTGTCCCTGTCCACGGGACGGTTGAGCCCCGTCGTCTGGACCCGGCAGGCGATCTTCGGAGTCGACGGCCGAGTCTTCGACCAGTACGAGGAATACCGTCTCGCCCGCGTCACACCGGACGAGGCTCGCGCGATCAACATCCGGACGGAGGAGGCCCGTTACGGGCATCACTGGTGGTCCACGGCCGAACTGGCCATCACCGCGGAGACCGTACGGCCGAAGAGGATGGCAGATCTGCTGCCCGATGCCCTGGCCGTCGGCGCCCTCGACCGACAGCCCGTGCACCTGGGCGATTTCAACGAAGACACCGATCCGGAATAA